In Haloterrigena turkmenica DSM 5511, a single genomic region encodes these proteins:
- a CDS encoding glycoside hydrolase family 2 protein, whose protein sequence is MPISRRTLLSSVPGAAIGAALPIGTASARDDGDDESLGRLTPRPATTGDGDVRSLNGTWEFALSTTIDDQGAEWREAEVPGQWGYSESAIPEGPAEWYPPEGQLGWYRREFEAPKSDRERLLLRFDAVYSEARVYLNGAEIGHHVGGYTPFEIDVTDHVEAGTNVLSVGVAQASPADDMAWQNVTGGITRDVTLVSVPEIHIADYDVRTHLQGSSATVDVETRIENASGADADATLEVTLSDPNGETVATTERSLSSREGGSCDPSTTLEVADPNTWNPEEPQLYTLEIDLNAGDSTERVTQRLGIREIEVVGDELRLNGEAVTLRGVNWEEIHIPDHGHAVPPELTREDARRLKEANVNYVRTAHHPTSEAFLDACDELGLVVEVEAPHTFVGRGRGDPYPEIVVSQTVEMVERDKNRTSVCLWSIANESEWYDAFETAGRLTKAIDPTRPTIFNYDNYDPDDPWHDVYDVRSQHYPAFRADSTIEEYLGLDDPILFDEYAHTYCYNGRELVTDPGLRDQWGIPFERIWERCRAGDSVAGGAIWAGGDHLERWRGYLWGLLDRHRRPRPEYWHVKKIYSPVRVVETEWLGNGNVLRLTIENRHEFVDLADRSIEFEGARNSGNRPIEAAPGERVTVTVPVAEDRLELRVTHPHGHTIEQAVFTVDSPGCESYPVPTGTPLEIDEESVRTTEGPPMSVDRNTGRVEVQPEDGQGTPVVVGGPELVLTPTEAEASQEGSGAIDHRPDGRTVTDVRVVEDGAAVAIDVEYAVATGTFVLRPVDGGVEVEYEFEIEEALDVREVGVALPLTRDLTTLSWRREGQWSTYPDDHIGRTEGTAVAFPEGTRPDHEEIRLGSDRPWKDDATSHGSNDFRGTKRNVYTAALVNDHGAGVQLRSEGDHHVRAQVRSESVDLLALERSLSGTNPFGWMNRQPVLNEDPTIEADEIVRGNAAFEIRGSPSV, encoded by the coding sequence GTGCCTATCAGCAGACGGACCCTCCTCTCGAGCGTCCCTGGAGCCGCGATCGGCGCTGCGCTCCCGATCGGGACCGCAAGTGCACGAGATGACGGCGACGACGAGTCACTGGGTCGGCTCACGCCCCGGCCCGCGACGACGGGCGACGGTGACGTACGATCGCTGAACGGAACGTGGGAGTTCGCGCTCTCGACAACCATCGACGACCAAGGCGCCGAGTGGCGCGAGGCGGAGGTGCCAGGCCAGTGGGGATACAGCGAGTCCGCCATCCCAGAGGGACCAGCGGAGTGGTATCCCCCGGAGGGGCAACTGGGGTGGTATCGCCGAGAGTTCGAGGCCCCCAAGAGCGACCGTGAACGACTTCTCCTCCGGTTCGACGCGGTGTACAGCGAAGCGAGGGTGTACCTCAACGGAGCCGAGATCGGCCATCACGTCGGCGGCTACACCCCCTTCGAGATCGACGTCACCGACCACGTCGAGGCGGGGACGAACGTGCTCTCGGTCGGCGTCGCCCAGGCGTCGCCGGCGGACGATATGGCCTGGCAGAACGTCACCGGTGGGATCACGCGGGACGTGACGCTCGTCTCGGTTCCCGAGATTCACATCGCCGATTACGACGTTCGTACCCACCTACAGGGGTCGTCAGCGACAGTCGACGTCGAGACGAGAATCGAAAACGCGAGTGGAGCGGACGCCGATGCGACGCTGGAGGTGACGCTTTCGGACCCGAACGGTGAGACGGTCGCGACCACAGAACGCTCGCTTTCCTCGCGGGAAGGTGGCTCTTGTGACCCCTCGACGACCCTCGAGGTGGCCGACCCGAACACGTGGAATCCGGAGGAGCCACAGCTCTATACCCTCGAGATCGACCTCAACGCCGGGGATTCGACCGAGCGGGTGACCCAGCGCCTCGGGATTCGAGAGATCGAAGTCGTGGGGGACGAACTCCGGCTCAACGGCGAGGCAGTGACGCTGCGGGGTGTCAACTGGGAGGAGATTCACATCCCCGATCACGGTCACGCGGTCCCGCCGGAACTCACTCGTGAGGACGCTCGCCGACTAAAGGAGGCGAACGTCAACTACGTGCGGACGGCCCATCATCCGACCTCGGAGGCGTTTCTCGACGCCTGCGACGAGCTCGGGCTCGTCGTTGAAGTCGAAGCGCCCCACACGTTCGTCGGCCGCGGCCGGGGAGACCCCTATCCGGAGATAGTCGTTTCACAGACCGTAGAGATGGTCGAGCGTGACAAGAACCGGACGTCGGTCTGTCTCTGGTCGATCGCGAACGAGTCGGAGTGGTACGATGCCTTCGAGACCGCCGGCCGGCTAACCAAGGCAATCGATCCGACGCGGCCGACGATTTTCAACTACGACAACTACGATCCCGACGACCCCTGGCACGACGTCTACGACGTCCGTTCGCAACACTACCCCGCGTTTCGCGCGGACTCGACGATCGAAGAGTACCTCGGTCTCGACGATCCGATCCTGTTCGATGAGTACGCTCACACCTACTGTTACAACGGCCGGGAGTTGGTGACCGATCCCGGACTCCGCGACCAATGGGGGATTCCCTTCGAGCGGATCTGGGAGCGCTGTCGGGCCGGCGACTCGGTCGCCGGCGGCGCGATCTGGGCCGGCGGTGACCACCTGGAGCGGTGGAGAGGGTACCTCTGGGGGCTACTCGACCGCCACCGCCGGCCACGACCCGAATACTGGCACGTCAAGAAAATCTACTCGCCGGTTCGAGTCGTCGAGACGGAGTGGCTCGGCAACGGCAACGTTCTCCGATTGACTATCGAGAACCGTCACGAGTTCGTCGACCTCGCCGACCGCTCGATCGAGTTCGAGGGGGCCCGAAACTCCGGAAACCGCCCGATCGAGGCGGCGCCGGGCGAGCGCGTGACAGTGACGGTCCCGGTGGCCGAGGACCGGCTGGAACTCAGGGTCACCCATCCACACGGCCACACGATCGAGCAGGCCGTTTTCACCGTTGACTCGCCGGGGTGCGAAAGCTACCCGGTACCGACGGGGACGCCACTCGAAATCGACGAGGAATCGGTGCGGACGACCGAGGGTCCACCGATGTCGGTCGACCGGAATACCGGGCGCGTTGAGGTCCAACCAGAGGACGGGCAGGGAACGCCGGTCGTGGTCGGCGGACCGGAGTTGGTCCTGACACCGACCGAGGCGGAAGCGAGTCAGGAGGGCTCGGGGGCGATCGACCACCGTCCCGACGGGCGAACGGTTACCGACGTGAGGGTCGTCGAGGACGGTGCGGCCGTCGCCATCGACGTCGAGTACGCGGTCGCGACCGGAACGTTCGTCCTTCGACCCGTCGACGGCGGCGTCGAAGTCGAGTACGAGTTCGAGATCGAGGAGGCACTCGACGTCCGCGAGGTCGGCGTTGCACTCCCGCTCACACGCGACCTGACGACGCTGTCGTGGCGTCGAGAGGGCCAGTGGAGCACCTACCCCGACGACCACATCGGGCGGACTGAAGGGACGGCCGTGGCGTTCCCCGAGGGAACCCGGCCGGACCACGAGGAGATCCGCCTCGGTAGCGACCGGCCCTGGAAGGACGACGCGACGAGCCACGGCTCCAATGACTTTCGGGGAACGAAGCGAAACGTCTACACCGCGGCCCTGGTGAACGACCATGGTGCCGGCGTTCAGCTCCGCTCTGAGGGCGACCACCACGTCCGTGCCCAGGTTCGTTCGGAGTCGGTCGATCTGCTCGCGCTCGAGCGCTCGCTGTCGGGGACCAACCCCTTCGGGTGGATGAACCGCCAGCCGGTCCTGAATGAGGACCCCACGATCGAGGCGGATGAGATCGTCCGCGGAAACGCAGCGTTCGAGATCAGAGGGTCTCCATCGGTGTAA
- a CDS encoding AIM24 family protein produces MNIDEFVTNNEPKEGGETFQLENSKLLDVDLDGAVIAKAGSMIAYSGDISFKGKSSAEGGLKGFLKEKATSEGTSVMEATGNGHLYLADDEKKIQILELDAGEEISVNGNDVLAFESSVNYEIRTIKSIAGFSAGGLTNVSLVGPGSVAITTHGEPLVLRPPVRTDPGATVAWSGTTPGSHVDRSLSNMIGQSSEETYQLDFTGTEGFVVVQPYEERQLQE; encoded by the coding sequence ATGAATATCGACGAATTCGTCACCAATAACGAGCCCAAAGAGGGTGGAGAGACGTTTCAACTCGAGAATAGCAAACTGCTCGACGTCGACCTCGACGGAGCGGTGATCGCGAAAGCGGGGTCGATGATCGCCTACAGCGGCGACATCTCGTTCAAAGGGAAGTCCTCGGCCGAGGGCGGACTCAAGGGGTTCCTGAAAGAGAAGGCGACGAGCGAAGGAACGTCGGTGATGGAAGCGACCGGTAACGGGCACCTCTACCTCGCCGACGACGAGAAGAAGATCCAGATCCTCGAACTCGATGCGGGCGAGGAGATCTCGGTCAACGGGAACGACGTCCTCGCGTTCGAGTCGAGCGTGAACTACGAGATCCGGACTATCAAGAGCATCGCGGGATTCTCGGCGGGTGGCTTGACCAACGTCTCCCTCGTGGGACCGGGGAGCGTCGCGATCACGACCCACGGCGAACCGCTGGTGTTGCGCCCGCCGGTCCGGACCGATCCCGGCGCGACCGTCGCCTGGAGCGGCACCACGCCGGGCAGCCACGTCGACAGGTCGCTCTCTAACATGATCGGACAGTCTTCGGAGGAGACGTACCAACTCGATTTCACCGGGACGGAGGGATTCGTCGTCGTCCAACCCTACGAGGAGCGTCAACTCCAGGAGTAG
- a CDS encoding aryl-sulfate sulfotransferase: protein MNQRTRVTVAAVVIALLIASLGVQAVVIEREHRVVNDDGRYPGNTLVGVHSYDETGRIVELTPDGEVAWEWSVPESRVFGVEQLDEETVLAAVAVKRLAEDCDEEYLEYEEKDGHCVHNRVVEIDKESGEVVWEYDWYDEFIAWHEVHDVERLENGETAIVDMGNDRAFTVDRDGEITWEWHAEDHLTPGTPFYEEYGGPEKEGEHDDWTHMNDIDRLENGNFQLSIRNFDVIIEVDPETDEVVDVIGEPGNHDVLDKQHNPHRIEDQGTMVVADSENGRVVELDVESEERIWRYTGPATDPLQWPRDADRLPNGNTLITDSRNNRVLEVDSDGEIVWQFGDPDGTVIPLAYEADRIGAGEQSDVPPGSELTAVEDEPGAITATIREWEAMAQYVFPTWMHLPQILHVVGIALGVLWLCAEGGVFGWRRFTGSR from the coding sequence ATGAACCAGCGAACCCGCGTCACCGTCGCCGCTGTAGTTATCGCCCTTCTGATCGCATCGCTCGGGGTCCAGGCGGTCGTTATCGAACGAGAACACAGAGTCGTCAACGACGACGGGCGGTATCCCGGGAACACGCTCGTCGGCGTCCATTCGTACGACGAGACCGGGCGGATCGTCGAACTGACGCCCGACGGTGAGGTCGCCTGGGAGTGGTCGGTACCGGAATCGAGAGTGTTCGGGGTCGAACAGCTCGACGAGGAGACGGTGCTGGCAGCCGTCGCCGTCAAGCGGCTCGCCGAAGACTGCGACGAGGAATACCTCGAGTACGAGGAGAAAGACGGCCACTGCGTCCACAATCGAGTCGTCGAGATCGACAAAGAGTCGGGCGAGGTCGTCTGGGAGTACGACTGGTACGACGAGTTCATCGCCTGGCACGAGGTCCACGACGTCGAGCGACTCGAGAACGGCGAGACAGCGATCGTCGATATGGGGAACGATCGCGCGTTCACCGTCGACCGCGACGGCGAGATCACCTGGGAGTGGCACGCCGAAGACCACCTGACGCCCGGCACGCCGTTCTACGAGGAGTACGGCGGCCCCGAAAAAGAAGGGGAACACGACGACTGGACCCACATGAACGACATCGACCGCCTCGAGAACGGCAACTTCCAGCTGAGCATCCGCAACTTCGACGTGATCATCGAGGTCGATCCGGAGACCGACGAGGTGGTCGACGTCATCGGCGAGCCCGGAAACCACGACGTACTGGACAAACAGCACAACCCCCACCGCATCGAAGATCAGGGGACGATGGTCGTCGCCGACAGCGAGAACGGCCGCGTGGTCGAACTCGACGTCGAGTCCGAGGAACGCATCTGGCGCTACACCGGTCCCGCGACCGATCCCCTCCAGTGGCCTCGAGACGCCGACCGACTGCCCAACGGCAACACGCTCATCACCGACTCCCGAAACAACCGCGTGCTCGAGGTCGATTCCGACGGCGAGATCGTCTGGCAGTTCGGCGATCCCGACGGGACGGTCATTCCGCTGGCGTACGAAGCCGATCGCATCGGCGCCGGCGAACAGTCGGATGTCCCGCCGGGGAGCGAACTGACCGCGGTCGAGGACGAACCCGGCGCCATCACGGCGACGATTCGCGAGTGGGAGGCCATGGCCCAGTACGTCTTCCCGACGTGGATGCACCTCCCGCAGATACTGCACGTCGTCGGCATCGCCCTCGGGGTCCTGTGGCTCTGTGCGGAGGGGGGCGTCTTCGGCTGGCGTCGGTTCACTGGCAGTCGATGA
- a CDS encoding DUF389 domain-containing protein: MQLVQVFVPSEDHDTVRETLSEMEVEFVFSDVDEHRDGSLANIPVPAGAVDTVLERLYDAGLDEDTYTVVTEVDRATVPNADELTDRYVEGPKGERGASHVEIRERAEDLTPDTATYLAFAIASAVVAVGGLLLDSAIVIVGAMVIAPFAGSTLSASAGAVISDREMVVDSATSQVTGLVVAYVGAVVMSVFLQQTGFVPSTLDVGLVGQVSGFATPNLLTLVIAIAAGFAGALALATDLPVSLAGVAVAAAIVPAAAAAGIGTAWGEPLIIAGGIVLLLMNIVFINLTAYLTLIALGYRSSVIHNVRENAEVSLRTGAYAVIVLLFLVVVALTAFGTYQHLVFEQQANDEVQTVLDDPEYATLELAGVETEYNDGSVFSDEVSVTVTVGRSSGLEHEGLAEELRTEIDAQTSRSVSVDVRFVDYQRAAAIGDDGQSAWWPLDEWPPLSAGSSAPQSAPQAVTFPSHLVEERADPA; this comes from the coding sequence ATGCAACTCGTTCAGGTCTTCGTCCCCAGCGAGGATCACGATACGGTGCGGGAGACGCTCTCCGAGATGGAGGTGGAGTTCGTTTTCAGCGACGTGGACGAGCACCGGGACGGGAGCCTGGCGAACATCCCGGTCCCGGCGGGCGCCGTGGACACGGTCCTCGAGCGCCTGTACGACGCCGGACTCGACGAGGACACGTACACCGTCGTCACCGAAGTCGATCGGGCGACCGTCCCGAACGCCGACGAGTTGACGGACCGGTACGTCGAGGGGCCGAAGGGCGAGCGCGGCGCCTCGCACGTCGAGATTCGAGAGCGTGCGGAGGACCTGACGCCCGATACGGCGACGTACCTCGCGTTCGCGATCGCGAGCGCGGTCGTCGCCGTCGGCGGGCTCTTGCTGGATTCGGCCATCGTCATCGTCGGTGCGATGGTGATCGCGCCGTTCGCGGGGTCGACGCTCTCCGCGAGCGCCGGCGCCGTCATCAGCGACCGCGAGATGGTCGTCGACAGCGCCACGTCGCAGGTGACTGGGCTCGTCGTCGCGTACGTCGGCGCGGTCGTGATGAGCGTGTTCCTCCAACAGACCGGGTTCGTGCCGTCGACGCTGGACGTCGGTCTCGTCGGGCAGGTGAGCGGGTTCGCCACGCCGAACCTCCTGACGCTCGTCATCGCCATCGCGGCCGGGTTCGCCGGGGCGCTCGCGCTCGCGACCGACCTCCCCGTTTCCCTCGCCGGCGTCGCCGTCGCCGCGGCGATCGTCCCCGCCGCCGCCGCGGCCGGCATCGGGACGGCCTGGGGTGAGCCGCTCATTATCGCGGGCGGGATCGTGTTGCTCCTGATGAACATCGTGTTCATCAACCTCACTGCGTACCTCACGCTCATCGCGCTCGGCTACCGCTCGTCGGTGATCCACAACGTCCGCGAGAACGCCGAGGTCTCGCTGCGGACGGGCGCCTACGCCGTCATCGTCCTGTTGTTCCTCGTCGTCGTCGCGCTGACGGCCTTCGGAACGTACCAGCACCTCGTCTTCGAACAGCAGGCGAACGACGAGGTCCAGACCGTGCTCGACGACCCCGAGTACGCGACGCTGGAACTCGCCGGCGTCGAGACTGAGTACAACGACGGGAGCGTGTTCAGCGACGAGGTCTCGGTGACGGTGACCGTGGGGCGCTCGAGCGGCCTCGAGCACGAGGGACTGGCCGAGGAGCTACGGACCGAGATCGATGCCCAGACGAGTCGGTCCGTCAGCGTCGACGTTCGGTTCGTGGACTACCAGCGTGCGGCGGCGATCGGCGACGACGGGCAGAGCGCGTGGTGGCCCCTCGACGAGTGGCCACCGCTCTCGGCGGGTTCCTCAGCCCCGCAGTCGGCGCCACAGGCTGTGACATTTCCGTCGCACCTTGTTGAGGAACGAGCCGATCCGGCGTGA
- a CDS encoding metal-dependent hydrolase: protein MPWGHAAFGYLLYSLGHRLVTRESPNGPLVVLALLFGTQLPDLVDKTLSWGLHLFPQGYSVAHSIFVAVPVGLLVLGAMASGRRDIGIAFTVGYWSHLLGDAILAVPKLGVSPGDRLLWPVVTLPPYDSEVTLIGRVTAILGELSGEMLTGEHLVFLAIYSIPYLLVFLLWIVDGAPGVAQFLRTDNR from the coding sequence ATGCCGTGGGGTCACGCCGCCTTCGGCTACCTCCTGTACTCACTCGGTCACCGACTCGTGACGCGCGAGTCGCCGAACGGTCCGCTCGTCGTCCTGGCGCTCCTGTTCGGCACGCAGCTTCCGGATCTCGTTGACAAGACGCTCTCGTGGGGGCTCCACCTCTTTCCGCAGGGGTATTCGGTCGCACACTCCATATTCGTCGCCGTCCCGGTCGGCCTCCTCGTCCTCGGGGCGATGGCGTCCGGACGCCGCGATATCGGCATCGCGTTCACCGTCGGCTACTGGTCGCATCTCCTCGGCGACGCGATTCTGGCGGTTCCGAAGCTCGGAGTGTCGCCGGGCGACAGGCTCCTCTGGCCGGTCGTTACGCTGCCGCCGTACGACTCCGAGGTGACGCTGATCGGACGCGTCACTGCGATCCTCGGCGAACTCTCGGGCGAGATGCTGACCGGAGAGCACCTCGTCTTTCTCGCCATCTACTCGATACCGTACCTGCTGGTATTCTTGCTCTGGATCGTCGACGGAGCACCCGGCGTCGCGCAGTTTCTGCGCACGGATAACCGCTAG
- a CDS encoding helix-turn-helix domain-containing protein, with amino-acid sequence MREAIVTLSDAALEAMGFEGLVALLREAGIRDVEMLEDHGTTCVPQIDVADRLDPEGLEDLECVSDWELLAETETGYRYLLELSAAELPADATEDYDALLGNCETSVTDRGVLISLVGSQAAIREMLRNYEAAGAVPDLCKLAEYDGEANPLESLTGRQREVIETAYEMGFYEVPRRASTAEIAGELGLEDATVSEHLQRAERNLLTTQLPT; translated from the coding sequence ATGCGCGAAGCCATCGTGACCCTCAGCGACGCGGCGCTCGAGGCGATGGGCTTCGAGGGGCTCGTCGCGCTCCTCCGAGAGGCGGGGATCCGCGACGTGGAGATGCTCGAGGACCACGGGACCACCTGCGTTCCGCAGATCGACGTCGCGGACCGGCTCGATCCGGAGGGCCTCGAGGACCTCGAATGCGTCAGCGACTGGGAACTGCTCGCCGAGACGGAGACCGGCTATCGGTACCTGCTGGAACTCTCCGCCGCGGAACTGCCCGCGGACGCGACCGAAGACTACGACGCGCTGCTCGGCAACTGCGAGACCTCGGTGACGGATCGCGGTGTCCTGATCTCGCTGGTCGGCTCGCAGGCGGCCATTCGGGAGATGCTCCGGAACTACGAGGCCGCCGGCGCCGTCCCCGACCTCTGTAAGCTCGCTGAGTACGACGGCGAGGCGAACCCGCTGGAATCGCTGACGGGCCGCCAGCGAGAGGTCATCGAGACGGCCTACGAGATGGGGTTCTACGAGGTCCCCCGACGGGCGTCGACGGCGGAGATTGCCGGCGAACTCGGGCTCGAGGACGCGACGGTCTCCGAACACCTCCAGCGGGCCGAGCGGAACCTGCTCACGACGCAACTCCCGACGTAG
- a CDS encoding FAD-dependent oxidoreductase, which yields MSGKYDLVIVGGGISGASLLYTTAKFSDVDSIALIEKEREIAAINTNHTNNSQTLHFGDIETNYTLEKAEEVKEGAELLAGYLENHDDDREMHDKRSKMVLGVGKEEVAELEQRYEGEGFGDLFPKLQMIEREEIADYEPKVVEGRDPSKEMRALQTPDGYVVDYGAVTQSLVRQVEDESNVDVFTGTKVEDITPTLDGYTIETTDGRFDCEATVVAAGSHSLQIAKELGYGEGKVLLPIAGSFFLADDLLNGKVYTLQMKKLPFAAVHGDADVHDDSITRFGPTAKLVPTLERGRISTVKDFLDVFGLNAAAFLSYANILSDRILLPYVLRNLVYDVPEVGPRQFLPHVQKVVPSVELEDIERAKGYGGVRPQIVDTTKKSLDMGEAKIVGDDIIFNITPSPGASTCLKNAVQDTQQVLEFLDDDYEFDEEAFRAETIDNFPRAN from the coding sequence ATGTCTGGCAAATATGACCTCGTTATCGTCGGGGGTGGGATCAGCGGTGCATCGCTCCTGTACACCACCGCGAAGTTCTCCGACGTCGACTCCATCGCACTGATCGAGAAGGAACGGGAAATCGCGGCGATCAACACGAACCACACGAACAACTCCCAGACGCTCCACTTCGGCGATATCGAGACCAACTACACCCTCGAGAAGGCCGAAGAAGTCAAAGAGGGGGCGGAGCTCCTCGCGGGCTATCTCGAGAACCACGACGACGACCGCGAGATGCACGACAAGCGCAGCAAGATGGTGCTGGGCGTCGGCAAAGAGGAAGTCGCCGAACTCGAGCAGCGCTACGAGGGCGAGGGATTCGGCGATCTCTTCCCGAAACTCCAGATGATCGAGCGCGAGGAGATCGCCGACTACGAGCCGAAGGTCGTGGAGGGTCGGGACCCCTCGAAGGAGATGCGCGCGTTACAGACGCCGGACGGCTACGTCGTCGACTACGGTGCGGTGACACAGTCGCTGGTCCGACAGGTCGAGGATGAATCCAACGTCGACGTCTTCACCGGGACGAAAGTCGAGGACATCACGCCGACGCTCGACGGCTACACGATCGAGACGACCGACGGCCGGTTCGACTGTGAGGCCACCGTCGTCGCGGCCGGCTCGCACAGCCTCCAGATCGCCAAGGAGCTCGGCTACGGCGAGGGCAAGGTATTGCTCCCCATCGCGGGGAGTTTCTTCCTCGCGGACGATCTGCTCAACGGGAAGGTCTATACACTCCAAATGAAGAAGCTCCCGTTCGCCGCGGTCCACGGCGACGCGGACGTCCACGACGACTCCATCACGCGGTTCGGTCCGACCGCGAAGCTCGTCCCGACCCTCGAGCGCGGTCGCATCTCGACCGTGAAAGACTTCCTCGACGTGTTCGGACTGAACGCGGCGGCGTTCCTCAGTTACGCGAACATCCTTTCCGACCGAATCCTCCTGCCGTACGTCCTCCGGAACCTCGTCTACGACGTCCCCGAGGTCGGCCCGCGACAGTTCCTCCCGCACGTCCAGAAGGTCGTCCCGAGCGTCGAACTCGAGGACATCGAGCGCGCGAAGGGGTACGGCGGCGTTCGGCCGCAGATCGTCGACACGACCAAGAAATCCCTCGACATGGGAGAGGCGAAGATCGTCGGCGACGACATCATCTTCAACATCACGCCGTCGCCGGGCGCCTCGACCTGTCTGAAAAACGCCGTGCAGGACACCCAGCAGGTCCTCGAGTTCCTCGACGACGACTACGAGTTCGACGAGGAGGCGTTCCGCGCGGAGACGATCGACAACTTCCCGCGCGCGAACTGA
- a CDS encoding TrkH family potassium uptake protein, with protein sequence MDLHVDYRISLSLVGTVLKYTTVPLFLPLAIAVIYGESVLPFVVTIVVALAVGIGLEELHPEPELGRREGFLFVSLTWLAVPLVGMLPYLVAGQGTIASPVNALFESMSGFTTTGSTVLGEISVERHSRSILMWRQLTQWLGGMGIIVLMVAILPKLSVGGAQLMEEEAPGFSFERLTPGIRETARALWRIYIGFTLLAFGLYYALHLVGLAPNMDLYNAVAHALTTMPTGGFSPEARSVEAFSPFIQWAVMPFMLIAGTNFALFWHAFNGRSDRLFENAEFRSYVGTVGFVGAILTAFLVTGLGLAETPEFVGTIPGNLEASARHALFQSLAFITTTGYASMDFNTWSEPTQTVLLFAMFLGGSVGSAAGSIKIVRWYVIQRVVRRELLTDVHPNAVIPIRVSDEVLDEETIYGLLAFTLLFLVLFAVSTLLIYFDTHRIEADLTALEAMSATIATLGNVGPGFGIVGPMNSFLPFTDAAKLYMVFLMWIGRLEILTVLVVLTPSYWWD encoded by the coding sequence ATGGATCTCCACGTCGACTATCGAATCTCGCTGAGTCTCGTCGGAACCGTTCTAAAGTATACGACCGTCCCGCTGTTTCTCCCGCTGGCGATCGCGGTCATCTACGGGGAATCCGTCCTCCCGTTCGTCGTTACGATCGTCGTCGCGCTCGCCGTCGGCATCGGTCTCGAAGAGCTCCATCCGGAGCCGGAGCTCGGTCGCCGCGAGGGGTTCCTGTTCGTCTCCCTGACGTGGCTCGCCGTGCCGCTGGTCGGTATGCTCCCCTACCTCGTCGCCGGTCAGGGGACGATCGCCTCGCCCGTGAACGCGCTCTTCGAGTCGATGTCCGGGTTCACGACGACGGGATCGACCGTCCTCGGTGAGATCTCCGTCGAGCGACACTCTCGATCGATCCTCATGTGGCGCCAGCTCACCCAGTGGCTCGGTGGGATGGGAATCATCGTCCTGATGGTCGCGATCCTCCCGAAGCTGTCCGTCGGCGGCGCACAGCTGATGGAGGAGGAGGCTCCGGGATTCAGTTTCGAACGGCTCACGCCGGGTATCCGGGAGACCGCGCGTGCGCTGTGGCGGATCTACATCGGGTTCACGCTACTCGCGTTCGGCCTCTACTACGCGCTCCATCTGGTCGGTCTCGCACCGAACATGGACCTCTACAACGCCGTCGCCCACGCGCTCACGACGATGCCGACGGGCGGGTTCTCGCCCGAAGCGCGCAGCGTCGAGGCGTTCAGTCCGTTCATCCAGTGGGCGGTGATGCCGTTCATGCTGATCGCCGGCACCAACTTCGCGCTCTTCTGGCACGCGTTCAACGGGCGATCGGACCGCCTGTTCGAGAACGCCGAGTTCCGCTCGTACGTCGGGACGGTCGGGTTCGTCGGGGCGATTCTAACCGCTTTTCTGGTGACCGGCCTCGGATTGGCGGAGACCCCCGAGTTCGTCGGCACCATCCCCGGTAACCTCGAGGCATCGGCCCGGCACGCGCTGTTCCAGTCGCTGGCGTTCATCACGACGACCGGCTACGCCAGCATGGACTTCAACACGTGGAGCGAGCCGACCCAGACCGTCCTCCTGTTCGCGATGTTTCTCGGCGGCTCCGTCGGCTCCGCCGCGGGCTCGATCAAGATCGTCCGCTGGTACGTCATCCAACGGGTCGTCCGCCGCGAGCTACTCACCGACGTCCACCCCAACGCGGTGATCCCGATCCGCGTCTCCGACGAGGTCCTCGACGAGGAGACGATCTACGGGCTGCTCGCCTTCACGCTGCTGTTTCTCGTCCTCTTTGCCGTCTCGACGCTGCTTATCTACTTCGATACCCATCGGATCGAAGCGGACCTGACCGCGCTCGAGGCGATGAGTGCGACCATTGCCACGCTCGGGAACGTCGGCCCGGGCTTCGGCATCGTCGGGCCGATGAACAGCTTCCTACCGTTTACCGACGCGGCCAAACTCTACATGGTGTTCCTGATGTGGATCGGCCGCCTCGAGATCCTCACGGTGCTGGTCGTGCTGACGCCGTCGTACTGGTGGGATTGA